The following coding sequences lie in one Lolium perenne isolate Kyuss_39 chromosome 2, Kyuss_2.0, whole genome shotgun sequence genomic window:
- the LOC127331563 gene encoding histone-lysine N-methyltransferase family member SUVH9-like: MASSARPLLVPKPDPDAPPAIPLNPDIFAASPADTTPLTAEICALLRRELEPSPDDHTEFAQRLRLTQQRLDDISARLCSTPPPPPPPPPPPPPPVPSSPPPSPPPPPPPPRTYPTRSTTSANPAQASSSTASARSKKRPRGTPGAEMVRATVTTAADLLLVRNVSRRARLTFEALRGHYTRRGSTRPDMAALSTMLSRNLCLYRDKRIVGPVPGVFVGDVFNYRAELIVVGLHNHTQAGIGYVPASLVSEGHPVATSIVSSGGYLDDSDGGDVLVYTGSGGRPRNGGEHHADQAFERGNLALAYSCKYGVEVRVIRCHDCDASPSAKLYVYDGLYKVESTAYGPGKSGREVCKFNLVRIPGQEELGSKIWHASRKLASMLDTNTRPPGYITLDLSKGKEAVRIPVCNTVDQNTSPTEFEYIARPEFPPSMVPPKLARRRRCCIYSKTACGGGSSSRSSSCSCACLKRNGGGGPAYNADGTLVRGLPVVYECGVLCGCPLSCPNRVTQRGMTHRLEVFRSNETEWGVRTLDLIQPGAFICEFTGVAVDAADSGNATGSSTYWGGILDPRKFPARWREWGDASAALTDEGPSRFPQCPAPEYLLDVSLRRNFATYICHSGAPNAFVEFVIRGDENESCPHLMVFAMETILPMCELSIDYGLD, from the coding sequence GCAGCGCCTCCGCCTCACCCAGCAGCGCCTCGACGACATCTCCGCTCGCCTCTGCTCCACGCCACCACCGCCTCccccgcctccgcctcctccgccgcctcccgtgCCCTCGTCGCCGCCTCCATCTCCACccccgccaccgcctccaccacgcACCTACCCGACGCGCTCAACCACCAGCGCCAACCCTGCGCAGGCCTCTTCCTCGACCGCCAGCGCCAGGAGCAAGAAACGCCCGCGCGGCACGCCCGGTGCGGAGATGGTGCGGGCCACCGTCACCACGGCGGCAGACCTCCTACTAGTCCGCAACGTCTCGCGGCGCGCGCGGCTGACCTTCGAGGCGCTCCGCGGGCACTACACCCGCCGCGGCAGCACCCGTCCCGACATGGCCGCCCTGAGCACGATGCTCTCCCGAAACCTCTGCCTCTACCGCGACAAGCGCATCGTGGGCCCGGTCCCGGGCGTCTTCGTGGGGGACGTCTTCAACTACCGCGCCGAGCTCATCGTGGTCGGCCTCCACAACCACACGCAGGCCGGCATCGGCTACGTGCCCGCCAGCCTCGTCAGCGAGGGCCACCCCGTGGCCACCAGCATCGTCTCCTCCGGGGGCTACCTCGACGACAGCGACGGCGGCGACGTGCTCGTGTACACGGGGAGCGGCGGCCGCCCGCGCAACGGCGGGGAGCACCACGCGGACCAGGCGTTCGAGCGCGGCAACCTCGCGCTCGCCTACAGCTGCAAGTACGGCGTGGAGGTGCGCGTCATCCGCTGCCACGACTGCGACGCCAGCCCCAGCGCCAAGCTCTACGTCTACGACGGGCTCTACAAGGTCGAGTCCACCGCCTACGGCCCCGGCAAGTCCGGCCGGGAGGTCTGCAAGTTCAACCTCGTGCGCATCCCCGGCCAGGAAGAGCTCGGCAGCAAGATCTGGCACGCGTCCAGGAAGCTCGCCAGCATGCTCGACACCAACACCCGCCCGCCCGGCTACATCACGCTCGACCTGTCCAAGGGCAAGGAGGCGGTCCGTATCCCCGTCTGCAACACGGTGGATCAGAACACCTCTCCCACTGAATTTGAGTACATTGCCCGCCCTGAATTCCCGCCGTCAATGGTGCCGCCCAAGCTGGCGAGGCGTCGCAGATGCTGCATTTATTCAAAGACGGCGTGCGGCGGCGGGTCATCATCGAGGTCATCATCTTGCAGCTGCGCCTGCCTGAAGAGGAACGGCGGAGGCGGCCCGGCGTACAATGCCGACGGCACGCTCGTCAGGGGGCTGCCGGTGGTGTATGAGTGCGGCGTCCTGTGCGGGTGTCCCTTGAGCTGCCCCAACCGGGTGACGCAGCGAGGGATGACGCACCGGCTGGAGGTCTTCAGGTCCAACGAGACGGAGTGGGGTGTCAGGACGCTGGACCTCATCCAGCCGGGCGCCTTCATCTGCGAGTTCACCGGAGTCGCTGTGGACGCCGCCGACTCGGGGAATGCTACCGGCTCGTCAACGTATTGGGGCGGCATCCTGGATCCGAGGAAGTTTCCAGCAAGATGGAGGGAGTGGGGCGACGCCTCCGCTGCGCTTACGGACGAGGGACCTTCCCGGTTCCCGCAATGCCCCGCACCGGAGTATCTGCTCGACGTGTCCTTGAGGAGGAACTTCGCCACCTACATCTGCCACAGTGGCGCGCCGAATGCTTTCGTCGAGTTCGTGATCCGTGGCGATGAAAATGAGTCTTGCCCCCACCTGATGGTGTTCGCCATGGAAACCATCCTGCCCATGTGCGAGCTGAGCATCGACTACGGCCTTGATTAG